One window of the Allorhizobium ampelinum S4 genome contains the following:
- the moaD gene encoding molybdopterin converting factor subunit 1 has translation MTVKLVYFAWVREKIGLDEEELALPEQVKTGADLIAYLTERGENYAEALQFPNAIRIAVNQEHVEHDELLAGAREIGLFPPMTGG, from the coding sequence ATGACCGTCAAGCTCGTTTATTTCGCCTGGGTGCGTGAAAAGATCGGCCTCGACGAGGAAGAGCTTGCGCTGCCCGAGCAGGTAAAGACCGGTGCCGACCTGATCGCCTATCTGACCGAGCGCGGCGAGAATTACGCCGAGGCCCTGCAATTTCCAAACGCCATTCGTATTGCTGTCAACCAGGAACATGTCGAGCATGACGAGCTTTTGGCCGGTGCGCGCGAAATCGGCCTGTTTCCGCCAATGACCGGTGGTTGA
- a CDS encoding molybdenum cofactor biosynthesis protein MoaE: protein MVSPVIRVQRDNFDAAVETAFITDGRADIGALVSFVGLCRDEQGRLDALELEHYPGMAEAEMNRIATLAIDRFDLMALTVLHRYGKIAAGEQIVLVIAASSHRQAAFDGANFVMDFLKTAAPFWKKEHGKDGTSGTWVAARDADDAARDRWT, encoded by the coding sequence ATGGTGTCGCCTGTCATCCGGGTCCAGCGGGATAATTTCGATGCTGCGGTAGAGACGGCATTCATAACGGATGGCCGCGCGGATATCGGCGCGCTGGTGTCCTTCGTCGGGCTTTGCCGTGATGAACAGGGCAGGCTCGATGCGCTGGAGCTGGAACATTACCCCGGCATGGCAGAGGCCGAGATGAACCGGATTGCCACGCTTGCTATCGATCGGTTCGACCTGATGGCGCTGACCGTGCTGCATCGCTATGGCAAGATCGCCGCTGGCGAACAGATCGTGCTGGTCATTGCCGCCTCCAGCCACCGGCAGGCAGCCTTCGACGGCGCCAATTTTGTGATGGATTTCCTGAAAACCGCCGCCCCCTTCTGGAAGAAGGAACATGGCAAAGACGGCACGTCAGGCACCTGGGTCGCCGCCCGCGACGCCGACGACGCGGCCCGCGACAGGTGGACATAA